The region GTGTTCGACACTCACGATTTCTTAAGTTATGGGGTTGAACGGCCTTATTTAAAGACCAATATTTGTCGCTTGGTCTCGGTTTCGATCGTTATTCGGCGTAAAGGCAATGACGGAAATGTGAAACTATTTCTAAGGTCAATCCCTAATGACTGGAATGACCTCGATTCCGCGAGAGAGCAATACATCATTCGTAAGTTTCTGGAAGGCCTGGAACAGAAAATGGAAGAGCCAGACGATAAAACGGTGTTCAACTCCAAGGGTTACAGAAAAGGGGTTCAGTTGGTGGGCTATAATTCGATGGGGGCTGATCTAAGTATTTTTATCCAACGTGCGATTTTGCATGGCCTCCAATTCAAGAAGTTAAATACCCGTCCAACTTGGCCAAAGGATGGCGTGGATTACTTTGACGATAAAAGCCCTTTCAACATAGATATGCAGAAATTGGTAGGGGGTTATGGACGCTCTAACCCTTCATTAAATGAATTGGCGGCACTTTCGGGTATTCCGGGTAAAATGGGAACGGATGGCAACGATGTCGCACTGCTTTGGCTGGATGGGAAGTTGGACGAAATTGTGCAATACAACGAATATGATGCCCTTACCACATATTTGGTATTCTTGCGAATGGCGCATTTTGCGGGGGTATTTACCGCACAACAATACGAATACGAGCAAGATCTGGTGGCCGAATTGATTGCAACCTTGTCCCACCAAGAACGATATGCCCACCTTATTGCGTATCAAGAAGAATGGAATCGTCTGAAAAAAATACTGGCTTAATTCCTTTATTTACCATCGGATATGGGAATATGCCTTTTGCTACATTTATTGAAAAACTCCAACAACACGACATCCACTTTCTTGCAGATGTGCGTTCACAGCCCTATTCTCGGTATCAAACGGATTTCAACAAAGCCCAATTGGCCGAACATCTGGCAAAGCACAACATCCGATATGTATTTCTGGGGGATGCACTTGGAGGCCGCCCGCCAGACCCAGATTGCTATACCGATGGTAAAGTGGATTACGAGCAGTGCAGACAAAAGCCTTTTTACCAAGATGGCATTAAGCGTTTGGAGACCGCTTTTGCAAAGCAGGTACGATTGGCATTGATGTGTGGATGTGCAAAGCCCGAAATGTGCCATCGGAGCAAGTTAATTGGTGTCTCTTTAAAGCGGATCGGAATTCCTATGATGCACATTCTGGGTGATGGTGCCCTCCTTTCGCAAGAAGCCGTGATGCGTTTATTAGACCCCACCCCCGATTTGTTCGGAGAATCGCCTGTTTTGGGCATGTCACGCAAACGCTATCGGGTTGAAGAGGAGGAGGAGCCACCATATTGAGCACACAACTTTTTACCATCGGGGTGTATGGCTTTAGTGAGCAGACCTTCTTTGAGGCGCTGCAAAGCCATCAGATAGACACTTTGGTGGATGTACGACAACGGCGTGGGGTTCGTGGTAAAAGTTACGCCTTTGCAAACCACAAACGCCTTACAAAACAGTTGTTGCAACAGGGAATGGCCTATGTTCATTTGCCAGAACTTGCGCCTAATGCCGCTATGCGAGAAATAGCGCATATCCACGACAAGAACATGGGAACATCCAAACGTGCTCGCATGGTATTGCCAGAGACATTTTGTATGGCGTATTACACGAATCTCAAGGAAACGCATACGATTGAGGAGCTTTTAGCAAAATTACCACCAAGACATCAAAAGCTGGTCTTTTTGTGTGTTGAAACTCATCCAGAGGCTTGTCATCGTCACTTGATAACGGACTGGATGGCGACCGAAGCCGGACTACCCGTCACCCATATTCTCCCACCACCATGAAAGTTTTGATCGTTTCTCGCACTGTTGTTGAGAGTAGGAGGTGTATTGGCGCTTTGGTACGAACCACTACAGGGTACCGGAGCCTACGTTTGATGGATGCACGTATCTTGCCAACAGGTTCTTTTTGGCCTGAAAGTACCCCCTTTCGGATTGGGGAATTGTGGGAAATTGAACAAGAACCGGCAGCTTCTCTTCGGCAACCGCACAATGAAGATGTTTTGGTTAATGATTTTATCTTGGTGAATACCTCGTTTGTCGCCCCGGAAAAATTGGAGGAATGGCTTCGGCTTCACCTCCACAAGATAGACCCGCCGTGTATTTGGGAAGGGCCACCAAGTCATATTTTTGACGGCTTTTTGGAAAGTACCCGAAAATACAATGGAAGAGGGTATGCCACTAAAACCCTATTACCCAAGATCAGTACGGGGTTTTGGATACCGGACAAACCATTGAATAAAGTTTTGTATGAAGGGAAAGCCAGTTTCCTTTATGACAATGGACGCCAACAAGTGCCCATCGGGAAACTGAAATACATCGGAGAACCAGACCCACCCGAACAAATTCCTGCCGGAACCCTGCTGCGCGTTTCACTTTCGAGATGGATCCAGTTACCGCCTTATCCAGAAGCCTGTTGGTTGATGCTTTCTGGGTGGTATGGTGCGCTTTAGACACTGGCTTCCATCTCTTCACCGAAAGTGCGAAGATCAGCATATAAGCCGAAAAGCACCAAAATATCACCTGCCTCCAAAAGGGTGTCGGGCTGTATAACGCCCAGTACTTTACGGCTGCTGGTGATTTTACCAAAAATATTTTTACTCGTAGTTTTTCGGACGACGGTTATAACGTTCAATCCCCATTTACTGCGTAGTTGAGCGTTCTGGATGGTCTTACCGATCAATTTTTTGGGGAGTTCTATTTCTGAGATTTCAAACTTATTATCAAGCGACAAAGACTTAATAGCCCCCTTGAGACCGAATTTTTTAGAAAACTCATCGGCATATTCAGCCTCAGGCTCAATAATCTCGTGAACTTCCATCGTCTCTAAGATGGTGTGGTGAATCGGAGAAATGGCACGGGCAATAATTTTGGTGGTGCAAAGTTTTTTGAGTAGCGCCACTGTTGTGATAGAAGCGCCCAAATCTTCACCAATGCTTACAATAATATAATCGGACTCATCAAGTGGAATCCGACGAAGCACCAATTCGTCGCTGCTGTCTGCACAAATGGTATGTGTCAGTTTATCTTTGTACATCTCGATGTGGGCAGAGCTATTGTCCAAACCCATCACCTCGTGCCCCTCTTCAATAAGGCGCATCCCTAAATGAGAGCCGAAGTTGCCCAGTCCG is a window of Rhodothermia bacterium DNA encoding:
- a CDS encoding DUF488 domain-containing protein, which produces MESSEKNTGLIPLFTIGYGNMPFATFIEKLQQHDIHFLADVRSQPYSRYQTDFNKAQLAEHLAKHNIRYVFLGDALGGRPPDPDCYTDGKVDYEQCRQKPFYQDGIKRLETAFAKQVRLALMCGCAKPEMCHRSKLIGVSLKRIGIPMMHILGDGALLSQEAVMRLLDPTPDLFGESPVLGMSRKRYRVEEEEEPPY
- a CDS encoding DUF488 domain-containing protein, with the protein product MSTQLFTIGVYGFSEQTFFEALQSHQIDTLVDVRQRRGVRGKSYAFANHKRLTKQLLQQGMAYVHLPELAPNAAMREIAHIHDKNMGTSKRARMVLPETFCMAYYTNLKETHTIEELLAKLPPRHQKLVFLCVETHPEACHRHLITDWMATEAGLPVTHILPPP
- a CDS encoding TrkA family potassium uptake protein; this translates as MKFIIIGLGNFGSHLGMRLIEEGHEVMGLDNSSAHIEMYKDKLTHTICADSSDELVLRRIPLDESDYIIVSIGEDLGASITTVALLKKLCTTKIIARAISPIHHTILETMEVHEIIEPEAEYADEFSKKFGLKGAIKSLSLDNKFEISEIELPKKLIGKTIQNAQLRSKWGLNVITVVRKTTSKNIFGKITSSRKVLGVIQPDTLLEAGDILVLFGLYADLRTFGEEMEASV